One segment of Streptomyces sp. NBC_01463 DNA contains the following:
- a CDS encoding acyl-CoA/acyl-ACP dehydrogenase produces the protein MRLTQEQEELRSAVRSLLTQHQDAAAWEPLATQIGAAGLAVPEGYGGAGGGARDVHVLMEELGRSLSPLPCLGSAVLTVGALLASGDREACGRLLPGLAAGSSVGTLAWAEHGSWDLGAVRAEAAPCPGGGWLVTGAKEHVLDWPALDVVLVAARTAAGVSLFEVVPGAAGVRREPVVTLDGTRAQARWVLDGAEGRLLGADGDGARVLEHVRDLACAALAAEQVGAAGRCLELTVEYTRDRVQFGRAIGSFQAVKHRLADAYVLVESARSAALGAAFAADEDPGALPRAAAVAKSVCSEAFSAVAGEMIQLHGGIGITWEHDAHRFFKRAHGAGELFGPPAQHRARLAAGLGLAAR, from the coding sequence GGTGCGGCCGGGCTCGCCGTCCCGGAGGGGTACGGCGGGGCGGGCGGCGGCGCCCGGGATGTCCATGTGCTGATGGAGGAGCTGGGCAGGAGCCTGAGCCCGCTGCCGTGTCTGGGTTCTGCGGTGCTCACCGTGGGCGCGCTGCTCGCCTCCGGGGACCGGGAGGCGTGCGGGCGGCTGCTGCCCGGGCTCGCCGCGGGCAGCTCGGTGGGCACGCTGGCCTGGGCGGAGCACGGCTCCTGGGACCTCGGTGCGGTACGTGCCGAGGCGGCCCCGTGCCCCGGCGGCGGCTGGCTGGTCACCGGGGCCAAGGAGCACGTCCTGGACTGGCCGGCGCTCGACGTCGTGCTGGTCGCGGCCCGGACGGCGGCCGGGGTTTCGCTCTTCGAGGTGGTGCCCGGTGCCGCCGGTGTGCGCCGGGAGCCCGTGGTGACCCTGGACGGCACCCGGGCACAGGCCCGTTGGGTGCTCGACGGCGCCGAGGGGCGGCTGCTGGGCGCGGACGGTGACGGCGCCCGGGTTCTGGAGCATGTCCGGGACCTGGCGTGCGCGGCACTCGCCGCGGAGCAGGTGGGTGCCGCCGGGCGCTGCCTCGAACTCACCGTCGAGTACACCCGCGACCGGGTGCAGTTCGGCCGGGCGATCGGTTCGTTCCAGGCGGTCAAGCACCGGCTGGCGGATGCCTATGTCCTGGTGGAGTCCGCGCGTTCGGCGGCGCTCGGTGCGGCGTTCGCCGCCGACGAGGACCCGGGCGCGCTGCCGAGGGCCGCCGCCGTCGCGAAGTCGGTCTGCTCCGAGGCGTTCTCGGCGGTGGCCGGCGAGATGATCCAGCTGCACGGCGGGATCGGGATCACCTGGGAGCACGACGCGCACCGCTTCTTCAAGCGGGCGCACGGGGCGGGCGAGCTGTTCGGACCGCCCGCGCAGCACCGGGCACGGCTCGCCGCCGGGCTCGGCCTGGCCGCCCGATGA